From the Butyrivibrio fibrisolvens genome, one window contains:
- a CDS encoding prephenate dehydrogenase/arogenate dehydrogenase family protein produces MENLTCGFIGLGLIGGSMAKALKNGNKNLTIIAYDVNLETLEMSRADGITDEICTEIDERFLKCDYVFLCAPVKVNIANIDKICKYLKEDAILTDIGSVKTKIHERIHELSLDDKFIGGHPMAGTERIGYINSKPIILENAYYILTKTPKTSDKKLNAFYDLVKSMGAIPLVMDHKQHDYIVAAISHVPHVISASLVNLVRNSDSENGLMKLTAAGGFKDITRISSSSPVMWQQICLTNTENISSLLGKYIDSLQDIKDKIDKGDGDSIISFFKDAREYRESFIDSSGGPIKKVYTIHIDIADQPGVLATVATLLAVHNINIKNIGIIHNREYQSGSLQIEFGDEHDQLESIALLKSHGYIVN; encoded by the coding sequence ATGGAAAACTTAACTTGTGGATTTATAGGACTTGGCCTTATCGGCGGATCTATGGCCAAGGCTCTCAAAAACGGCAACAAAAATCTTACTATAATAGCTTATGATGTAAACCTTGAAACCCTGGAGATGTCCCGCGCAGACGGCATCACAGACGAGATATGCACTGAAATAGATGAACGTTTTCTAAAATGTGACTATGTCTTTTTGTGTGCACCTGTAAAGGTCAATATAGCCAATATTGATAAGATATGTAAATACTTAAAAGAAGATGCTATCCTGACTGACATAGGATCTGTAAAGACGAAGATCCATGAACGCATCCATGAACTTTCCCTTGATGATAAGTTCATAGGCGGTCATCCTATGGCAGGAACAGAGCGAATAGGGTATATCAATTCTAAACCTATAATACTTGAAAATGCTTATTATATCCTTACCAAGACTCCAAAAACTTCTGATAAGAAGCTGAACGCATTCTACGATCTTGTCAAGAGTATGGGTGCCATTCCTCTTGTAATGGATCACAAGCAACATGACTATATCGTAGCTGCCATATCACATGTTCCTCATGTGATCTCAGCTTCACTTGTGAATCTTGTCAGGAATTCCGATTCTGAGAACGGCCTTATGAAGCTAACTGCAGCAGGCGGTTTTAAGGATATAACAAGGATCTCCTCTTCATCTCCTGTCATGTGGCAACAGATATGTCTTACCAATACTGAGAATATTTCAAGCCTTTTGGGAAAATATATAGATTCTCTTCAGGATATCAAAGATAAGATCGACAAGGGTGATGGAGACAGCATTATAAGTTTTTTCAAAGATGCAAGAGAATACCGCGAATCCTTCATCGACTCTTCAGGCGGACCTATCAAAAAGGTATATACCATTCATATTGATATTGCCGATCAGCCCGGCGTCCTTGCCACAGTTGCTACGCTCCTTGCTGTTCACAATATCAACATCAAGAATATTGGCATTATTCATAACCGCGAGTACCAAAGCGGAAGTCTGCAGATAGAGTTTGGAGATGAGCACGATCAGCTCGAATCTATCGCACTTCTTAAGTCACATGGCTATATCGTTAACTGA